The proteins below are encoded in one region of Peptoniphilus sp. GNH:
- a CDS encoding class I SAM-dependent methyltransferase — protein MKRVNFMDDDKTKADYKNWVPKSLLKNLIFASLTAFILFIAFGVSDFVFSGRTRLICALILGLATLILIFFASWMRFLYRAFDYNGKRKLAKVIIEGTADYVKIPDGGVGLDLGCGSGALTIACAKKNPKATMVGCDIWRGSYKSEFSKELCKNNAKLEGVENVRFENGNAVNLPFKDESFDAVTSNYVYHNITGKNKQKLLLETFRVLKKGGVFVIHDLMSKSRYGDLNKFMEKLKQDGYEDVQLIDTTKGLFMSHKESLFLGLSGSTLLIGKK, from the coding sequence ATGAAACGAGTAAATTTTATGGATGACGATAAAACAAAGGCTGACTACAAAAATTGGGTTCCCAAAAGCTTGTTAAAGAATTTAATATTTGCAAGCCTTACAGCTTTCATCCTATTTATAGCCTTTGGTGTCAGTGATTTTGTATTTAGTGGAAGAACTCGTCTAATATGTGCCCTTATTCTTGGGCTTGCAACGTTGATACTTATTTTCTTTGCAAGCTGGATGAGATTTTTATATAGGGCTTTTGATTACAACGGGAAAAGAAAGCTTGCCAAAGTCATAATAGAGGGGACTGCCGACTATGTAAAGATCCCAGATGGTGGCGTGGGTTTAGATTTAGGATGTGGTAGCGGTGCACTTACAATTGCTTGCGCAAAGAAAAATCCAAAAGCGACCATGGTGGGTTGTGACATATGGAGGGGCTCATACAAAAGTGAATTTTCTAAGGAACTCTGTAAAAATAATGCAAAATTAGAGGGAGTAGAAAATGTGAGATTTGAAAATGGTAATGCAGTGAATCTTCCTTTTAAAGATGAAAGTTTTGATGCAGTAACTAGCAACTATGTTTATCACAATATTACAGGGAAAAACAAACAAAAACTTTTACTGGAAACATTTCGTGTACTAAAAAAAGGTGGAGTTTTTGTCATTCATGATTTGATGAGCAAGTCAAGATACGGTGATTTGAATAAATTTATGGAAAAGCTTAAACAAGATGGCTACGAAGATGTGCAATTAATTGATACAACAAAGGGTCTTTTTATGAGTCACAAAGAATCTTTATTCCTTGGACTTTCTGGCTCAACCCTTCTTATTGGGAAAAAATAA
- a CDS encoding ATP-binding cassette domain-containing protein: MVEIKNLSLDYGKEHIIDDISLSIAEGECVLFTGKSGSGKSSLINSINGLAVRYDNAKTKGEIIIDGKNIKDLELYQISMLVSTVFQNPKTYFFNVNTTLELLFYLENIGLAREEMDKRLNEMLEIFPIKNLLNRNIFNLSGGEKQILCIAASYIAGTKIIVMDEPSSNLDIKSIDVLTKMLKILKEKGISIILAEHRIYYLMDIVDRVFLIDKGKIKKTYTRSEFLKLDTRDLNDLALRDKKLTKLVVSHLKGDGEYQIKNLSYKFNDGEYLSVKNTSFKLGEIYGIIGFNGQGKSTLLRCLIGLEKKSKEEIYFKGEKLSKKERLKNSSLVMQDVNHQLFTDEVFKELSLGVKNFDEEKAKIILKDLGLDEFIERHPMSLSGGQKQRLAIASVMCKDSQFVYFDEPTSGMDYSNMIKIPELIKKYRNKDKIIFVVSHDIEFLNEVADEIFEL, encoded by the coding sequence ATGGTAGAAATTAAAAATTTAAGCCTTGATTATGGCAAAGAACATATAATAGATGATATATCACTATCCATAGCTGAGGGAGAGTGTGTGTTATTTACAGGAAAAAGCGGAAGTGGCAAGTCATCTTTAATAAATTCTATAAACGGACTAGCTGTAAGATATGATAATGCAAAGACAAAGGGCGAAATAATTATTGATGGTAAAAATATAAAAGATTTGGAGCTTTATCAAATCTCGATGCTTGTCTCAACTGTTTTTCAAAATCCTAAGACTTATTTTTTTAATGTCAATACGACATTAGAATTATTATTTTACTTAGAAAATATTGGCCTTGCAAGAGAAGAGATGGACAAGCGTTTGAATGAGATGCTAGAAATTTTCCCGATAAAAAATCTTTTGAACAGAAATATATTTAATTTATCTGGCGGCGAAAAACAAATACTTTGCATTGCTGCTTCTTATATAGCAGGCACAAAGATCATAGTTATGGATGAGCCATCATCAAATTTGGACATTAAAAGCATAGATGTTTTGACAAAGATGCTAAAGATACTAAAAGAAAAGGGCATAAGCATAATTCTAGCTGAGCATAGAATTTATTATTTGATGGACATAGTTGACCGTGTATTTTTAATAGATAAGGGCAAAATTAAAAAAACTTATACTAGAAGTGAATTTTTAAAGCTAGATACAAGGGACTTAAATGATTTAGCCTTAAGGGATAAGAAGCTAACTAAGTTGGTAGTTTCTCATTTAAAAGGAGATGGAGAGTATCAGATAAAAAATCTTAGCTATAAATTTAATGATGGTGAATATTTAAGTGTAAAAAACACTTCTTTTAAACTTGGGGAAATTTATGGCATAATAGGATTCAATGGACAAGGAAAGTCAACGCTCTTAAGATGTTTAATTGGCCTTGAGAAAAAATCAAAAGAAGAAATTTATTTTAAAGGAGAGAAACTATCTAAAAAAGAAAGACTAAAAAACTCTTCGCTTGTTATGCAAGACGTAAATCATCAATTATTTACAGATGAAGTATTCAAAGAACTCAGTCTAGGTGTAAAGAATTTTGATGAAGAAAAGGCAAAAATCATTTTAAAAGATTTAGGCTTAGATGAATTTATTGAAAGACATCCAATGAGTTTATCAGGAGGACAAAAGCAAAGACTTGCAATAGCATCTGTTATGTGTAAAGATTCTCAGTTTGTCTATTTCGATGAGCCTACAAGTGGTATGGATTATTCAAATATGATAAAAATACCTGAGCTAATTAAAAAATATAGAAATAAAGATAAAATAATTTTTGTAGTCTCCCATGATATAGAATTTTTAAATGAAGTGGCAGATGAGATTTTTGAATTGTAA
- a CDS encoding energy-coupling factor transporter transmembrane protein EcfT, whose product MPTFSSNAPFNPNPISKILVVFITGLTVAHSINIRFELAIVCLIGILLYLNGYKKTLFKWIVLCAILYALPNFMALSNINPIIKMFLSLFIIFRMFLLPFMAASFMIKTSDVGAIISSMDKLKISKNLSIPIAVMFRFFPSFKEEKKNIKMAMRVRGINFINPIEYLEYVSVPLLIISSNIADDIAKAAETKAIENPIAKTRYTRVKVQLIDFVYVLVIAGLIVGGLIW is encoded by the coding sequence ATGCCTACTTTTTCTTCAAATGCTCCCTTTAATCCAAACCCCATCAGTAAGATATTAGTTGTATTCATCACAGGCTTAACAGTTGCGCATAGCATAAACATCCGTTTTGAGCTAGCGATTGTATGTCTTATTGGTATTTTACTTTATTTGAATGGTTACAAAAAAACACTTTTCAAATGGATAGTTTTATGCGCAATATTATATGCTTTACCTAATTTTATGGCCCTATCTAATATAAATCCAATAATTAAGATGTTTTTAAGCTTATTTATTATCTTCAGAATGTTTTTATTGCCATTTATGGCAGCAAGCTTCATGATAAAGACCTCTGATGTAGGCGCAATAATTTCATCAATGGATAAGCTTAAAATTTCAAAAAATCTTTCCATACCTATTGCGGTTATGTTTAGATTCTTTCCATCTTTTAAAGAAGAGAAGAAAAACATCAAAATGGCTATGAGGGTAAGAGGGATAAATTTTATAAACCCAATCGAATATCTTGAATATGTTTCAGTGCCGCTACTAATTATATCTTCAAACATTGCAGATGATATAGCAAAAGCGGCAGAAACAAAGGCAATAGAAAATCCAATTGCCAAGACCAGATATACTCGTGTAAAGGTACAGCTAATTGACTTTGTCTATGTTTTAGTAATTGCTGGACTTATTGTGGGAGGCTTAATATGGTAG